A DNA window from Syntrophorhabdales bacterium contains the following coding sequences:
- the bioB gene encoding biotin synthase BioB: protein MKHTIASLKEKAIAARGLKEKEVHQLCELGKNSIFGVLAAASEIREHFKGKTITLCAIINAKSGRCPENCAFCAQSAHHRTDAPVYPLVSKDEMVESARKAREDGAHMFGIVTSGTEIGNEKEWSQITAAVNEIKSSGIKPCASLGMLNEQQARALKRAGLYRYHHNLETSRSFFHRICSTHEYEEDVKTVKVAKEAGLSVCSGGIIGLGEQMEHRIELALTLKELDVDSVPVNILNPIQGTPLEKTAALHPLEILMTLALFRFILPDKEIKLCGGKEKSLRQLLPLCLVAGCNSLMTGNYLTTTGRDTQLDMEMIRDLGLIPGVSQQ from the coding sequence GTGAAACACACAATAGCATCGCTCAAAGAGAAGGCCATTGCCGCACGGGGTTTGAAAGAGAAAGAGGTGCACCAGCTCTGCGAGTTAGGTAAGAATAGTATCTTCGGTGTGCTGGCAGCAGCTTCGGAGATCAGGGAACATTTTAAGGGGAAGACGATCACTCTCTGCGCGATCATCAATGCAAAATCGGGCCGCTGCCCGGAGAATTGCGCTTTCTGCGCCCAGTCTGCACATCATCGCACTGATGCGCCGGTCTATCCCCTTGTCTCAAAAGATGAGATGGTTGAGAGCGCAAGGAAAGCAAGGGAAGATGGCGCTCATATGTTTGGTATTGTCACAAGTGGTACAGAGATTGGAAATGAGAAAGAATGGAGCCAGATTACGGCAGCGGTGAACGAGATAAAAAGCTCGGGCATCAAACCCTGTGCATCCCTCGGTATGTTGAATGAGCAGCAAGCCCGCGCGTTGAAGCGAGCAGGCCTCTACCGGTACCATCACAACCTCGAGACGTCGAGGAGTTTCTTTCACCGTATCTGTTCGACCCATGAATACGAAGAGGACGTCAAGACAGTAAAGGTGGCCAAAGAAGCAGGGTTGTCCGTCTGTTCTGGTGGTATAATCGGATTGGGGGAACAGATGGAGCACCGCATAGAACTCGCACTCACTCTGAAAGAGCTGGATGTCGATTCAGTTCCAGTGAACATCCTCAATCCCATTCAAGGTACGCCGCTTGAAAAAACGGCAGCCTTACATCCACTGGAAATATTGATGACCCTGGCGCTCTTCAGATTCATCCTGCCGGACAAAGAGATCAAGCTGTGCGGTGGAAAGGAAAAAAGCCTGAGGCAGTTACTCCCCCTGTGCCTTGTAGCCGGCTGCAACTCGCTCATGACCGGCAACTATCTCACAACCACGGGGCGTGACACGCAGCTGGATATGGAAATGATCCGGGATCTCGGCCTCATCCCTGGTGTCTCACAGCAGTGA
- a CDS encoding RsmE family RNA methyltransferase: MSKLCPPSDIKLPLSILPRQRIGAILTVQVGDAEYRARITDIVDGIATLRPFEELSPPSESNISITLIQALPKKEKMELIIQKATELGVSIIRPCVSARSITLSERVQHQDKTHRWAAIAAKAAEQSRRRVIPRIEQCTDLAAALNAASEAELKLMLYEKEALYTLHGLVDKHVGSITIVAGPEGGFTREEAALARTYGYTPVRLGGRILRCETASIAAISIIQFVWGDL; the protein is encoded by the coding sequence ATGAGTAAGCTCTGCCCTCCTTCAGACATCAAGCTGCCCTTGAGCATTCTGCCCCGCCAGCGCATCGGCGCAATCCTGACCGTTCAGGTAGGTGATGCAGAATATCGTGCCAGGATCACCGACATAGTGGACGGCATAGCTACTCTGCGGCCATTCGAAGAGTTGTCACCTCCCAGCGAGTCCAACATCAGCATCACGCTTATCCAGGCACTTCCAAAAAAAGAAAAGATGGAGTTGATCATCCAGAAGGCTACAGAGCTGGGCGTCTCCATCATACGTCCCTGTGTATCGGCAAGAAGCATCACGCTCTCCGAACGAGTGCAACACCAGGACAAGACTCATCGGTGGGCCGCCATCGCTGCTAAAGCTGCAGAACAGTCGAGAAGGAGAGTGATACCTCGCATCGAGCAATGCACCGATCTGGCTGCTGCGCTGAACGCAGCGTCAGAAGCCGAACTGAAGCTGATGCTCTACGAGAAAGAGGCACTATATACTCTACACGGCCTCGTGGATAAGCACGTCGGAAGCATCACGATTGTGGCAGGTCCTGAGGGCGGATTTACCCGGGAAGAAGCAGCCCTCGCTCGCACATATGGCTACACACCGGTCAGGCTAGGCGGCAGAATTCTCCGATGTGAAACCGCAAGCATCGCAGCCATATCAATCATCCAGTTTGTGTGGGGAGACCTTTGA